In Humulus lupulus chromosome 7, drHumLupu1.1, whole genome shotgun sequence, the following are encoded in one genomic region:
- the LOC133790466 gene encoding uncharacterized protein LOC133790466 isoform X3 yields the protein MSAVLNTQASASVNRLGLDNGQISYSWLLLKFSGFSPEYQSELCKTVSNAMNPSNAGNRSSGFSRTNENKSDLRFENPSVSRSGSGLTRPRLVKVRKGLSSQNLRSTEIPKKPVDFGYNPFRPISENSLSASSGSEKGSSVSGEFGIGKSGNDAFVFGVDKSDSTTYVGGFEKSVVDELKNLKIGSEFVTAKDDVFDSSSSARAGYKQSSKVDESIMSKLPEDLKKLDIGGAGDGRFDQDSSSMDMRLPEDMKNLNIGDLGHEKQAEKVGSGRFNASGNENVRFGFGSSNNVGCSVSKTIEFELRNELNKRLNIKEETGKPDGGSVRYNADDTKKFEFGRSRMGINSLASTLPDKIKNLNLKDSLNTSYKENPAFLSSKHKGSDYDGRIYTHLPTNMEEETGSRTGETLQSDMGTGTASSNIYAKNMPTGYFGGMLFHNLDKTEHQDSVLHSRMHGTNVSGSQVLPDQPKDEVKMSRGIASSSSSFSSSSCHAQTATNNFEVPAINTPEKKNEFIFTSKREGFGTPSFEFKTATNLFSGINENLEFSAKRESIRDTGMKKKSGKSKRPTNVQLWLGQDFVSRESISQDIPEASDSYSPMDVSPYQEILADHHRCSRENSVTSDDSLSFDNSMGADSVQKVSNDAIDEDLAMATGRMDINEGNAPSGETKEEHFDHNANAEGTIEESVSGAETESFKSATEEVDFISDNTVIESEASSSSNIEGYDNDGSTKFGIPSSSEGLGGSNFTFSAASAAQGQSPSSKRLLKKKNWLKVDTDNATSNAKISYATSSSQYIPFSGASLLLSPARGQKGDPTSLQRKSRENSEVGRAQAVNQEFDSTSAVKAQEACEKWRLRGNQAYTAGDLSKAEDCYTQGINSISRNDTSRSCLRALMLCYSNRAATRISLGRMRDALADCMMAAEIDPNFLRAQVRAANCYLALGEVEDAARHFRMCLQAGSDVCVDRKIAIEASDGLQKVQRVSERMDQSAELLHRKTPSEAESALELIAEALKISPYCEKLLEMKAESLFLQTRRYEEVIELCEQTIVSAERNSPPVDASDQSANMDVSKLSKYFYFRIWRCHIAFKSYFHLGRLEDGLASLEKQEEKLSATYRNESKILESSIPPAVTVRELLRHKGMKHFRQEGMQKLLNAILLLCHAMLNHALFQLSVSAIVPLPTKHWVKLLML from the exons ATGTCGGCGGTGTTGAATACTCAAGCTTCGGCAAGCGTCAATCGTCTTGGGCTTGACAACGGTCAGATTTCTTATTCTTGGTTGTTGTtaaaattttctgggttttctccggAATATCAATCTGAACTGTGTAAGACCGTGTCGAACGCAATGAATCCATCGAATGCTGGAAATAGAAGTTCGGGGTTTTCGCGTACGAATGAGAATAAATCGGATTTGAGGTTCGAGAACCCGTCCGTTTCGCGATCTGGGTCTGGTCTTACGAGGCCGAGGTTAGTGAAGGTGAGGAAGGGATTGAGTTCGCAGAATTTGAGGTCCACGGAGATCCCTAAAAAGCCGGTTGACTTTGGATACAATCCATTTCGACCCATTTCGGAGAATTCGCTCTCGGCCTCATCCGGGTCCGAAAAGGGATCATCAGTTTCGGGTGAGTTTGGGATTGGTAAGAGTGGTAATGACGCATTTGTGTTTGGCGTGGATAAGAGTGATTCAACAACTTATGTTGGAGGCTTTGAAAAAAGTGTTGTGGATGAATTGAAGAACTTGAAGATTGGAAGTGAGTTTGTAACTGCGAAAGACGATGTATTTGATTCAAGTTCAAGTGCTAGAGCTGGTTATAAGCAAAGTAGCAAGGTTGATGAAAGCATTATGTCCAAGCTTCCGGAAGATTTGAAAAAGTTGGACATTGGAGGTGCTGGGGATGGAAGGTTTGACCAGGATTCCAGTAGTATGGACATGAGGCTCCCAGAAGATATGAAGAATTTGAACATTGGAGACCTTGGCCATGAGAAACAAGCTGAGAAAGTTGGAAGTGGAAGGTTTAATGCAAGTGGAAATGAGAATGTCAGGTTTGGATTTGGGAGCAGTAACAATGTTGGTTGTTCTGTTAGCAAAACCATAGAGTTTGAACTTCGAAATGAGTTGAACAAGAGGTTGAATATTAAAGAAGAAACTGGTAAGCCTGATGGTGGTAGTGTCAGATATAATGCTGATGATACGAAGAAGTTTGAATTTGGAAGAAGTAGAATGGGTATTAATTCATTGGCCTCAACACTTCCTGATAAGATAAAGAATTTGAACTTAAAGGACTCTCTGAACACCAGTTACAAAGAGAATCCTGCCTTTCTAAGCAGTAAACATAAGGGTAGTGATTATGATGGAAGAATATATACTCATCTTCCAACAAACATGGAGGAAGAGACGGGTAGCAGGACTGGGGAGACTCTTCAGTCAGATATGGGAACCGGAACAGCTTCTTCCAATATATATGCAAAGAACATGCCGACTGGATATTTTGGTGGCATGTTATTTCATAATCTTGATAAGACCGAACATCAAGATTCTGTCTTACATAGCAGAATGCATGGTACGAATGTGAGTGGAAGTCAAGTTCTGCCAGACCAACCAAAAGATGAAGTCAAAATGAGTCGAGGCATTGCCTCATCATCGTCTTCATTTTCATCTAGTAGCTGTCATGCTCAAACAGCCACGAACAACTTTGAAGTGCCTGCTATTAATACACCTGAAAAGAAGAATGAATTTATCTTTACCAGCAAACGGGAAGGTTTTGGGACACCCTCTTTTGAATTTAAAACCGCAACAAATCTGTTTTCTGGGATAAATGAGAACTTGGAATTTAGTGCAAAGAGGGAATCCATTAGAGACACAGGAATGAAGAAAAAGAGTGGCAAATCGAAACGTCCCACTAATGTCCAGCTATGGCTCGGACAGGATTTTGTCTCTAGAGAAAGCATTTCCCAGGACATCCCTGAAGCTTCCGACTCCTATTCGCCAATGGATGTTTCTCCATATCAGGAGATATTGGCTGATCATCATCGATGTTCAAGAGAGAATTCTGTGACTTCTGATGATTCCCTCAGTTTTGATAACTCTATGGGAGCTGATTCAGTACAAAAAGTCTCAAACGATGCAATCGACGAAGATTTAGCCATGGCAACAGGAAGAATGGATATCAATGAAGGGAATGCACCATCTGGAGAAACAAAAGAGGAACACTTTGATCATAATGCTAATGCCGAAGGCACTATTGAAGAGTCTGTTTCTGGGGCTGAAACTGAAAGCTTTAAGTCTGCAACTGAGGAAGTAGACTTTATTAGTGATAACACAGTTATAGAAAGTGAAGCCAGTTCAAGCTCAAATATTGAGGGATATGACAATGATGGCAGTACTAAATTTGGTATTCCTTCTAGTTCAGAAGGATTAGGTGGCTCTAACTTCACCTTTTCTGCAGCTTCTGCTGCTCAAGGACAATCACCCTCTTCGAAACGTCTCCTTAAAAAGAAAAACTGGCTCAAAGTTGATACAGACAATGCAACTTCAAATGCTAAGATTTCTTATGCAACATCCTCTTCGCAATATATTCCATTCTCTGGTGCTTCATTACTTTTGTCACCGGCACGAGGTCAGAAAGGAGATCCAACTAGCCTGCAACGGAAAAGTAGAGAGAATTCCGAGGTAGGTAGAGCTCAGGCTGTCAACCAAGAGTTTGATTCTACTTCCGCAGTTAAAGCTCAGGAAGCTTGTGAGAAGTGGCGACTAAG AGGAAACCAAGCATATACAGCTGGGGATCTGTCTAAAGCTGAGGATTGTTACACCCAAGgaataaatagtatttctagaaatgATACGTCTAGAAGCTGTCTCAGGGCATTGATGCTCTGCTATAGTAATCGTGCAGCAACACGCATATCTCTTGGAAGAATGAGAGATGCACTTGCAGACTGTATGATGGCTGCTGAAATAGATCCAAACTTTCTCAGGGCGCAAGTTAGAGCTGCCAA ctgTTATCTTGCGCTTGGGGAAGTTGAAGATGCTGCACGACATTTCAGGATGTGTCTGCAAGCTGGAAGTGATGTATGTGTAGACCGCAAAATTGCAATAGAAGCTTCTGATGGCTTACAGAAGGTGCAG AGAGTCTCTGAACGCATGGATCAATCCGCTGAACTCTTGCACAGGAAAACACCTAGTGAGGCAGAGAGCGCTTTGGAATTAATTGCTGAGGCTCTAAAAATAAGTCCATACTGTGAAAAATTACTTGAAATGAAAGCCGAGTCTCTTTTCTTG CAGACTCGGAGATATGAAGAAGTGATTGAGCTATGTGAGCAAACTATTGTTTCTGCTGAAAGGAACTCTCCTCCAGTGGATGCTTCTGACCAGTCTGCTAATATGGATGTTTCTAAACTTTCCAAGTACTTCTACT